The following are encoded in a window of Armatimonas rosea genomic DNA:
- a CDS encoding sulfite exporter TauE/SafE family protein, with protein sequence MEFFGYLEAVVIGVTLGLMGGGGSILTVPVLVYLFGQPASLATGYSLFIVGATAAMGAGLMARRGLVVGRAVLGFALPSFVTVWLTRHFLLPAIPDSLGRVSRDTLLLVFFAALMLATAVSMLRGRREAREEEAERADLRQLVPPALVVGVVTGLVGAGGGFLIVPALTLAVKLPIKRAVGTSLAIIAANSLFGFFSDAKIRGEAHWGFLLALTALAALGMGLGTLLSKRIPGERLRPSFGVFLLVMGTYMVAREIFLHR encoded by the coding sequence ATGGAATTTTTCGGTTATCTGGAGGCGGTGGTCATTGGGGTGACTCTTGGGCTCATGGGGGGCGGGGGCTCGATCCTCACCGTGCCTGTTCTGGTCTATCTCTTTGGACAGCCCGCCTCCCTGGCGACAGGCTACTCGCTCTTTATTGTGGGGGCGACCGCCGCGATGGGGGCTGGCCTCATGGCACGACGCGGCCTTGTTGTGGGGCGCGCCGTGCTCGGCTTTGCCTTGCCGTCGTTTGTGACCGTCTGGCTGACACGGCACTTTCTTCTCCCTGCTATTCCTGATAGCCTGGGCCGAGTCTCTCGCGACACCCTCTTGCTGGTCTTCTTTGCCGCCTTGATGCTCGCCACCGCAGTCTCGATGCTACGAGGGCGAAGAGAGGCGCGTGAGGAGGAGGCGGAGCGAGCGGACCTGCGCCAGCTTGTGCCGCCGGCGCTCGTGGTAGGAGTCGTGACCGGCTTGGTGGGCGCGGGCGGCGGGTTTCTGATCGTCCCCGCGCTGACACTTGCGGTGAAGCTGCCGATCAAGCGAGCCGTGGGGACATCGCTGGCGATCATCGCGGCCAACTCGCTCTTTGGCTTCTTCTCCGATGCGAAAATTCGTGGGGAGGCGCACTGGGGATTTCTGCTGGCTCTGACCGCGCTCGCCGCACTGGGCATGGGGCTGGGGACACTCCTCTCCAAGCGCATCCCCGGCGAGCGCCTCCGTCCTAGCTTTGGTGTCTTCTTGCTCGTGATGGGCACCTACATGGTCGCACGAGAAATTTTTCTACACCGCTGA
- a CDS encoding lmo0937 family membrane protein, whose product MSSLLWTVITVLFAFWIFGQVMSFGGPLIHLILVVMAIIIVINFLTKGKATL is encoded by the coding sequence ATGAGCAGTTTACTTTGGACCGTTATCACGGTCCTGTTTGCGTTTTGGATTTTCGGGCAGGTGATGAGCTTTGGAGGGCCACTGATCCATCTGATCCTAGTGGTCATGGCGATCATCATCGTCATCAACTTCCTGACCAAGGGGAAGGCGACCCTCTAG
- a CDS encoding MBL fold metallo-hydrolase translates to MFFQPYYLGCLAHASYLIGGSNGEAAVIDPRRDVEEYIQDAKNAGLTIKYVIETHLHADFVSGHVELAKRTGATILLGAGSGATFAHRGIEDGETIALGDLTLTFLATPGHTPEGITIKAEGLGQPTRLFTGDTLFLGDIGRPDLVGAKGLTSEQMAHLLYLSLREKILPLADDIELWPAHGAGSACGKNLSDDRVSTLAVQKAVNLPLQLAMKGDEAGFIAYAIEGLGAPPAYFFHDAAKNKEGGADVESVLALAQPLTPSTVEEQSEEGVFVLDTRATGAFKAGHIPGAIEVPLDGNFAPYVGAVLPPTAPVIVVAELGRETEAMTRLIRVGYENLVGWLDGGMDAWRAAGGEWARLGVVEPADLKALLSVGAAPTVLDVRTPGEWEAGHIEGAVHIPIAELNARLSEVPQGPLAVICGSGYRSAIACSLLLRSGRRDIVDVPGGWKAYNA, encoded by the coding sequence ATGTTTTTCCAACCGTACTACCTGGGCTGCCTTGCCCACGCCTCCTACCTGATCGGTGGCTCGAACGGCGAGGCCGCCGTGATCGACCCGCGCCGTGATGTCGAAGAGTATATCCAGGACGCCAAGAACGCAGGCTTGACCATAAAGTATGTCATCGAGACCCACCTGCATGCGGACTTTGTGAGTGGCCATGTCGAGCTTGCCAAGCGCACCGGCGCGACCATCTTGCTCGGGGCGGGCTCCGGGGCGACTTTTGCCCACCGAGGGATAGAAGATGGTGAGACGATCGCGCTGGGCGACCTCACGCTGACGTTTCTCGCGACTCCGGGCCACACGCCCGAGGGCATCACCATAAAGGCCGAGGGGCTGGGGCAGCCCACCCGCCTCTTCACCGGCGATACGCTTTTTTTGGGGGATATTGGACGGCCCGATCTGGTCGGTGCAAAAGGGCTGACCAGCGAGCAGATGGCGCACCTGCTCTACCTATCGCTGCGGGAGAAGATCCTGCCCCTCGCCGATGACATCGAGCTCTGGCCGGCGCATGGGGCGGGGAGCGCCTGTGGCAAGAACCTCTCCGACGACCGCGTGAGCACGCTGGCGGTGCAAAAAGCTGTCAATCTGCCGCTGCAGCTTGCCATGAAGGGCGATGAGGCGGGCTTTATCGCCTACGCCATCGAGGGGCTTGGGGCACCGCCGGCCTACTTCTTCCACGATGCGGCGAAAAACAAAGAGGGCGGTGCGGATGTGGAGAGTGTTCTTGCCCTCGCCCAGCCCCTCACGCCAAGCACCGTGGAGGAGCAGAGCGAGGAGGGAGTCTTCGTCCTCGATACCCGAGCGACAGGGGCCTTCAAGGCGGGGCACATCCCCGGGGCGATTGAAGTCCCGCTCGATGGCAACTTCGCGCCCTATGTCGGAGCCGTCTTGCCCCCGACCGCGCCGGTGATCGTGGTCGCTGAGCTGGGGCGGGAGACCGAGGCCATGACCCGCCTGATCCGGGTGGGCTACGAGAACCTGGTGGGCTGGCTCGACGGTGGCATGGACGCCTGGAGAGCGGCGGGCGGGGAGTGGGCGAGACTGGGGGTGGTCGAGCCCGCAGACCTAAAGGCGCTCTTGAGTGTCGGTGCCGCCCCGACTGTCCTGGACGTGCGCACCCCCGGCGAGTGGGAGGCGGGCCATATCGAGGGGGCCGTGCACATTCCCATCGCGGAGCTCAACGCCCGCCTGAGTGAGGTGCCCCAAGGCCCGCTCGCGGTGATCTGCGGCTCGGGCTACCGCTCGGCGATTGCTTGCTCCCTGCTGCTGCGCAGTGGACGCCGCGATATTGTCGATGTCCCGGGCGGCTGGAAAGCCTACAACGCGTGA
- a CDS encoding glycoside hydrolase family 43 protein, with the protein MSDQPLISHVYTADPSAHVFEGKLYLYPSHDIDSGLESNDNGDQYAMRDYHVFSMESVTGPVTDHGVALALEDIPWASAQLWAPDAAERDGRYFLYFPARDKDGIFRIGVAVSDSPAGPFLPDPEPIAGTFSIDPCSFVEDAASGGAAYLYFGGIWGGQLQCWQSGTFDKDARVEPMGNVPALGPRVAKLSDDMRSLAGPVIELTILDEHGNPLQADDHDRRFFEGAWVHKHNGVYYLSYSTGDTHFLVYATSDSPLGPFTYQGRILEPVLGWTTHHSIVQYQDKWYLFHHDASLSGGVNHLRCVKVKELTCDEAGKLALKQ; encoded by the coding sequence ATGTCTGACCAGCCTCTGATCTCCCACGTCTACACCGCCGATCCTTCAGCGCATGTCTTTGAGGGAAAGCTCTACCTCTACCCCTCGCACGACATCGACTCGGGCTTGGAGTCCAACGACAACGGGGACCAGTACGCCATGCGGGACTACCATGTCTTCTCGATGGAGAGTGTTACCGGCCCGGTGACCGACCATGGGGTGGCGCTCGCACTTGAAGACATTCCCTGGGCGAGTGCGCAGCTCTGGGCTCCCGATGCGGCGGAGCGCGACGGCCGCTACTTCCTCTACTTTCCTGCCCGCGACAAAGACGGCATCTTCCGCATCGGGGTGGCGGTCTCGGACTCTCCCGCTGGTCCGTTCCTCCCCGATCCAGAGCCGATTGCCGGGACCTTCTCCATCGACCCGTGTAGCTTTGTCGAGGACGCGGCGAGCGGTGGCGCGGCCTATCTCTACTTTGGGGGCATCTGGGGCGGGCAGCTCCAGTGCTGGCAGAGTGGCACCTTCGATAAAGACGCTCGGGTCGAGCCAATGGGAAACGTCCCCGCCCTTGGTCCCCGTGTCGCCAAACTCTCCGATGACATGCGCTCGCTGGCGGGCCCCGTTATCGAGCTGACGATCCTAGATGAGCACGGCAACCCGCTCCAGGCCGATGACCACGACCGACGCTTCTTCGAGGGGGCGTGGGTGCACAAGCACAACGGGGTGTACTATCTCTCCTACTCCACGGGCGACACGCACTTTCTTGTCTACGCCACATCGGACAGTCCGCTGGGGCCGTTTACCTACCAGGGGCGAATCCTAGAGCCCGTTCTCGGCTGGACCACCCACCACTCGATTGTCCAGTACCAAGACAAGTGGTACCTCTTCCACCACGACGCCAGCCTCTCAGGCGGCGTCAACCACCTGCGCTGTGTCAAGGTCAAGGAGCTCACCTGTGACGAGGCGGGGAAGCTAGCACTCAAGCAGTAG
- a CDS encoding acyltransferase family protein: protein MAPTKSRLTFIDSLRGFAALWVVCYHLWNRFYPALSSQGHVLSAGPPSNLGSALTFFTFGFGYSGVTLFFVLSGLCIHLPQARRGNLWVPLSEFTSRRFWRLYPAYIASIVFSVIALAIPKILLLAIGKNIGTFNWWAEVRGTDAIISAVFLQQFWPKSLGLNGVYWTLVFEVQFYIVYPMLLWCLRKASLVLVGIVLFLCEIYFALFPTPVQCFFPARYFEWFLGVIAAEALIKNPKWASSTVLNLCAMIGGVGGVFSVFEPHLYPFRDLLFAVGYFGLLLLVAKSSGLLMRVFNWPVMAGLGVFSYSLYLIHVPIIDLVWVANDRLLATRGSNQQLVHLLSFVSIPISILVAYAFYWLFERPFLRTKQTNHDRVSDLKIGS from the coding sequence ATGGCCCCCACTAAATCTCGACTCACTTTTATAGATTCTCTACGAGGATTTGCGGCTCTATGGGTCGTTTGTTACCATCTTTGGAATCGCTTCTACCCTGCTTTAAGTAGTCAAGGGCATGTACTTTCAGCGGGTCCACCTTCCAACCTGGGAAGCGCGTTAACCTTCTTCACGTTTGGCTTTGGGTATTCGGGTGTGACATTGTTTTTTGTGCTTTCTGGTCTGTGCATTCATTTACCACAAGCCCGACGAGGTAATCTCTGGGTCCCACTAAGTGAATTTACTTCTCGTCGTTTCTGGCGGCTCTATCCAGCTTATATTGCGAGTATTGTGTTTTCCGTTATCGCTCTTGCAATCCCAAAGATCTTATTATTAGCAATTGGGAAGAACATTGGAACATTCAACTGGTGGGCAGAAGTACGTGGTACTGATGCTATTATCAGTGCCGTTTTCCTCCAGCAATTTTGGCCGAAGTCACTAGGTCTTAATGGAGTGTACTGGACACTCGTTTTTGAAGTTCAATTTTATATTGTCTATCCCATGCTATTGTGGTGTCTTCGAAAGGCTAGTTTGGTGTTAGTGGGGATAGTTTTGTTCCTCTGTGAAATCTACTTCGCACTTTTTCCTACACCAGTGCAATGTTTCTTCCCTGCAAGGTATTTTGAGTGGTTTCTCGGGGTGATCGCAGCGGAAGCACTCATCAAAAATCCAAAGTGGGCTTCAAGTACAGTTCTAAATCTCTGTGCAATGATTGGGGGTGTAGGAGGTGTGTTCTCAGTGTTTGAACCTCATCTCTATCCTTTTCGTGACCTCCTATTTGCCGTCGGCTACTTTGGTTTACTCTTGCTTGTTGCTAAGAGCAGTGGTTTGCTAATGAGGGTGTTTAATTGGCCGGTAATGGCGGGACTTGGAGTCTTTTCCTATAGTCTCTATCTTATCCATGTGCCCATTATCGATCTTGTCTGGGTGGCCAATGACCGTCTCCTAGCTACGCGAGGTTCAAACCAGCAACTGGTACATTTGTTGTCATTTGTTTCTATCCCAATAAGTATTTTGGTAGCCTATGCTTTCTACTGGCTATTCGAACGCCCGTTTCTTCGCACCAAGCAGACCAACCATGATAGAGTATCAGATCTCAAAATTGGTTCTTGA
- a CDS encoding ATP-grasp domain-containing protein — protein MIVLSEALLHETATTPGARDNVEMTEAARLAGCRIYTIPKDFSQCETAENALWHVPVQKSPTRGIWCGFIPSLERYTAIYDELARKDIWLPNTPDEHAIALEFDRAYERLVGITPKSVTLTRAEDWQAAEEALGYPVFVRGATRSRKAEGWKACVATNRSELQSLVTELFALPYRSRGKVIVRQLAALRHTRVSDEGFPLGREYRVFLFGEVVLAFGYYWDGDDPLAVLTPDEEATMLSLAKEAARRGGIPFVIVDIGQQERGAWTVIEVGDAQFAGTGHIALLPLWSAICEHLALRHG, from the coding sequence ATGATCGTCCTGAGCGAGGCCCTCCTCCACGAGACCGCCACGACCCCCGGTGCGCGCGACAACGTCGAGATGACCGAGGCCGCGAGGCTTGCCGGGTGCCGCATCTACACGATTCCCAAGGACTTTAGCCAGTGTGAGACCGCCGAAAACGCGCTCTGGCATGTCCCGGTGCAGAAGTCGCCGACACGGGGTATCTGGTGCGGCTTTATCCCGAGCTTGGAGCGCTACACCGCAATCTACGACGAGCTAGCGCGCAAAGATATCTGGCTGCCCAACACCCCCGACGAGCACGCGATTGCGCTGGAGTTTGACCGGGCCTACGAGCGCCTTGTGGGCATCACCCCCAAGAGTGTGACCCTCACCCGCGCGGAGGACTGGCAAGCCGCTGAAGAGGCGCTGGGCTACCCGGTCTTCGTGCGCGGCGCGACCCGCTCGCGCAAGGCCGAGGGCTGGAAGGCATGTGTGGCGACCAACCGGAGCGAGCTCCAGAGCCTGGTCACTGAGCTCTTTGCCCTGCCCTACCGCTCCCGAGGAAAAGTGATCGTCCGGCAGCTCGCCGCCCTGCGCCACACACGGGTCAGCGACGAAGGCTTTCCCCTGGGCCGCGAGTACCGTGTCTTTCTCTTTGGTGAGGTCGTGCTGGCGTTTGGGTACTACTGGGACGGCGACGATCCCTTGGCGGTACTCACCCCCGACGAAGAAGCGACGATGCTCTCTCTTGCCAAAGAGGCGGCTCGCCGCGGCGGGATTCCCTTTGTGATCGTCGATATCGGCCAGCAAGAGCGCGGCGCATGGACCGTGATTGAGGTGGGGGATGCCCAGTTTGCAGGCACGGGGCACATCGCGCTCCTTCCCCTCTGGAGCGCGATCTGCGAGCACTTGGCACTTCGCCACGGTTAG
- a CDS encoding nucleotide triphosphate diphosphatase NUDT15 codes for MQTPLPIPRVGVAVLLLRAGKLLLGQRVGTHGAGTWAPPGGYLEFGESLETCARREVLEETGLVIDTVRPGPYTNTVFPSEGKHSVTLFLLADCPESLGAPERREPDKCLGWSWHAWDNFPEPLFATLAQLRESGFVPK; via the coding sequence ATGCAAACTCCCCTTCCTATCCCCCGTGTCGGTGTGGCGGTCTTGCTGCTGCGTGCGGGGAAGCTCCTCCTCGGCCAGCGCGTCGGCACGCACGGAGCCGGCACGTGGGCGCCGCCGGGGGGCTACCTGGAGTTTGGTGAGTCGCTCGAAACCTGCGCCCGCCGCGAGGTGCTCGAAGAGACAGGCTTGGTAATCGACACGGTGCGCCCCGGCCCGTACACCAACACAGTCTTTCCCAGCGAGGGCAAGCACTCCGTCACGCTCTTTCTCCTCGCCGACTGCCCCGAGTCGCTGGGCGCGCCCGAGCGCCGCGAGCCCGACAAGTGCCTCGGCTGGAGCTGGCACGCCTGGGACAACTTCCCCGAGCCGCTCTTCGCCACGCTAGCTCAGCTCCGAGAGAGTGGTTTTGTGCCGAAATAG
- a CDS encoding SDR family NAD(P)-dependent oxidoreductase: MLTSENPEELTRQVRAAMETLEAIVEDRALLAHLTKDDLARLLKAAGQVATPDDASHRYLMKATKRLRKADKREKVESVLHETGIRKLRREAVFVTPNYAPPSDDTQQEVDDPDFREAVEPQYCYICKRHYTQLHHFYDQLCPSCATFNYAKRTELADLRGRVALLTGGRVKIGYQAGIKLLRAGAHLIVVTRFPRDSAERYAREPDFAEWADRLEIFGLDLRHTPSVEAFCSHLLNTRERLDFIINNACQTVRRPPEFYAHMMEGEQAPLSMLPEATRKLLGGYEGLRGYELLPSAKLSQMALLPGEGAGQQDLFPEGRLDQDLQQIDLRDRNSWRLQLDEVSAVELLEVQLVNAVAPYILNARLKPLMLRTPERDKHIVNVSAVEGQFYRKFKTTRHPHTNMAKAALNMMTRTSAADYHASGIHMNAVDTGWVTDEDPVQIAERKVAQHGFHPPLDIVDGAARIVDPIIAGINTGEHVWGKFLKDYLPTDW, encoded by the coding sequence ATGTTGACAAGTGAGAACCCGGAAGAGCTGACGCGGCAGGTGCGGGCGGCGATGGAGACCCTGGAGGCGATTGTGGAGGATCGGGCGCTTTTAGCCCACCTGACCAAGGACGACCTGGCGCGCTTGCTGAAGGCGGCGGGGCAGGTCGCCACCCCCGACGATGCGAGCCATCGCTACTTAATGAAAGCCACCAAGCGCCTGCGCAAGGCCGATAAGCGCGAGAAGGTGGAGAGCGTCCTGCACGAGACCGGGATTCGTAAGCTGCGCCGTGAGGCGGTCTTTGTGACCCCCAACTACGCGCCACCCAGCGACGATACCCAGCAAGAGGTCGATGACCCGGACTTTCGGGAGGCGGTCGAGCCGCAGTACTGCTACATCTGCAAGCGCCACTACACCCAGCTCCATCACTTCTACGACCAGCTCTGCCCCAGCTGCGCCACGTTCAACTACGCCAAGCGCACCGAGCTAGCGGACCTGCGGGGCCGCGTGGCGCTACTGACCGGCGGACGCGTGAAGATCGGCTACCAGGCGGGGATCAAGCTGCTCCGCGCCGGGGCGCACCTGATCGTGGTGACGCGCTTCCCCCGCGACTCCGCCGAGCGCTACGCCCGCGAGCCCGATTTCGCCGAGTGGGCGGACCGCCTGGAGATCTTTGGGCTAGACCTGCGCCACACCCCCAGTGTCGAGGCGTTCTGCTCCCATCTTCTTAATACCCGCGAAAGGCTCGATTTTATTATCAACAACGCCTGCCAGACCGTCCGCCGCCCCCCGGAGTTCTATGCCCACATGATGGAGGGCGAGCAAGCCCCGCTCTCCATGCTCCCCGAGGCGACCCGCAAGCTGCTCGGGGGCTACGAGGGGCTGCGCGGCTATGAGCTCCTCCCCTCGGCCAAGCTCTCCCAGATGGCACTCCTCCCCGGCGAGGGCGCGGGCCAGCAGGATCTCTTCCCGGAAGGGCGGCTGGACCAAGACCTCCAGCAGATCGACCTGCGTGACCGCAACTCCTGGCGTCTCCAGCTCGATGAGGTCTCGGCGGTGGAACTGCTGGAGGTCCAGCTAGTCAACGCGGTCGCGCCGTATATCCTCAATGCCCGCCTCAAGCCGCTGATGCTGCGCACCCCGGAGCGCGACAAGCATATTGTCAATGTGTCGGCCGTGGAGGGGCAGTTCTACCGCAAGTTCAAGACCACCCGCCACCCGCACACCAACATGGCAAAGGCCGCGCTCAACATGATGACCCGCACCTCGGCGGCGGACTACCACGCCAGCGGAATCCACATGAACGCAGTCGATACGGGCTGGGTCACCGACGAAGACCCGGTGCAGATCGCGGAGCGCAAGGTGGCCCAGCATGGGTTTCATCCGCCCCTGGATATTGTCGATGGCGCGGCGCGCATTGTCGATCCGATTATCGCGGGCATCAACACCGGCGAGCATGTCTGGGGCAAGTTTCTCAAAGACTACCTGCCCACGGACTGGTAG
- a CDS encoding trimeric intracellular cation channel family protein: MAWTELATLLGTALFAASGARVGVRKGFDLLGVFVLGCVTAVGGGSLRDVLTGQTPPQWFRDERLLWAALTGSLLAFLFFRRLDKRKSELDILDAAGLALFSASAALRGLELGLGPLGVVFVGTVSGVGGGVIRDILAREIPGIFLPGALYASAAILGSLAVYALHFTPLPSNVLLSVGALVTFLVRLLSMRYQVRLPAHSPRESGTTPPWE, from the coding sequence ATGGCATGGACGGAGCTGGCGACACTGCTGGGAACGGCGCTCTTTGCGGCCTCGGGGGCGCGGGTGGGGGTCCGCAAGGGCTTTGACCTGCTGGGAGTCTTTGTGCTGGGCTGCGTGACGGCGGTGGGTGGGGGCTCCCTGCGCGATGTGCTCACCGGGCAGACCCCGCCGCAGTGGTTCCGCGACGAGCGCTTGCTCTGGGCGGCGCTGACGGGGAGCCTACTGGCATTTCTCTTCTTCCGGCGCCTCGATAAGCGCAAGAGCGAGCTCGATATCCTGGATGCGGCGGGCCTGGCGCTCTTCTCGGCATCGGCGGCGCTGCGGGGGCTTGAGCTGGGACTGGGGCCGCTCGGGGTGGTGTTTGTGGGGACGGTCTCCGGGGTCGGGGGCGGGGTGATTCGGGACATTCTGGCGCGGGAGATCCCCGGAATTTTCCTGCCAGGGGCGCTCTACGCCAGCGCCGCCATTCTCGGGAGCCTCGCGGTCTACGCCCTGCACTTTACACCACTGCCCAGCAACGTGCTTCTGAGTGTTGGGGCGCTGGTGACCTTTCTGGTGCGCCTGCTCTCCATGCGCTACCAGGTGCGCCTGCCCGCGCACAGTCCTAGAGAATCCGGGACGACGCCACCCTGGGAATGA
- a CDS encoding rhodanese-like domain-containing protein encodes MSTATLAPSTNPTAPTVTARELSARLSQGERFQLIDVRSPQEYAEGHVPGAMNLPMDQAEARLSDLQHRDPVVLICQSGTRATVTCSILRSHHDSLIVLEGGTKAWREAALPVVTTSTTRLSLMRQVQMIAGTALMISTALAFFVHTGWLIVSALVGVGIFGAGATGTCAMATLLAKMPWNR; translated from the coding sequence ATGAGTACTGCCACCCTCGCCCCTAGCACCAACCCGACCGCTCCGACGGTCACTGCCCGTGAGCTAAGTGCCCGCCTGAGCCAAGGCGAGCGCTTCCAGCTGATCGATGTCCGTAGCCCGCAGGAGTACGCCGAGGGCCATGTCCCCGGCGCGATGAACCTTCCCATGGACCAGGCAGAGGCGCGCCTGAGCGACCTCCAGCACCGCGATCCGGTCGTGCTGATCTGCCAGAGCGGCACCCGCGCGACAGTGACCTGCAGTATTCTCAGGTCCCACCACGACAGTCTTATCGTCCTGGAGGGCGGGACAAAGGCATGGCGGGAGGCCGCGCTGCCGGTGGTGACAACCAGCACGACCCGGCTCTCGCTCATGCGGCAGGTGCAGATGATCGCCGGCACCGCGCTGATGATCTCGACAGCACTCGCGTTTTTTGTCCATACGGGCTGGCTTATTGTCTCCGCCCTCGTGGGAGTGGGGATCTTTGGGGCGGGAGCCACCGGGACGTGTGCGATGGCAACCCTCTTGGCGAAGATGCCCTGGAACCGCTGA
- a CDS encoding RNA polymerase sigma factor, with amino-acid sequence MDFERLMARHKDAVYRQMVRMCGNADDADDVLSESLLSAYRAMHQLSDEAAFQSWLAIIARRTCGRLKRREALAPVLRLAELSEQGIEPASAEPSLDNQVIEAETKACLLQVLTDLPPLYREVYELRDLQGRPASEVAERLGISVAAVKSRLHRARALVRAGIDSGLSA; translated from the coding sequence ATGGACTTTGAGCGGCTCATGGCGCGGCACAAGGACGCGGTCTACCGCCAGATGGTGCGGATGTGTGGCAATGCCGATGACGCCGACGATGTGCTCTCGGAGTCGCTGCTGAGCGCCTACCGCGCGATGCACCAGCTCAGCGATGAGGCCGCGTTCCAGAGCTGGCTGGCGATTATCGCCCGGCGCACCTGTGGCCGTCTCAAGCGCCGCGAGGCCCTGGCACCCGTGCTCCGGCTGGCAGAGCTGAGCGAGCAGGGGATCGAGCCCGCCTCCGCGGAACCGTCGCTGGACAACCAGGTGATCGAGGCCGAGACCAAGGCGTGCCTTCTCCAGGTCCTGACCGACCTGCCCCCGCTCTACCGCGAGGTCTACGAGCTCCGCGACCTCCAAGGCCGCCCCGCCAGTGAGGTGGCCGAGCGCCTTGGAATCTCGGTCGCGGCGGTAAAGTCCCGCCTCCACCGCGCCCGCGCCCTAGTTCGGGCAGGGATCGATAGCGGCCTTAGTGCCTAG
- a CDS encoding YiaA/YiaB family inner membrane protein has protein sequence MEPRLQEDSASWIFFVHAAFAIALLAMTVGIWLLPDPLWIKGYLGMGLFFTVSATITLSKTTRDNHEARKLHHRLVEAKTEKILTEYSK, from the coding sequence ATGGAACCACGACTACAAGAAGACTCGGCGAGCTGGATTTTCTTTGTCCACGCCGCTTTTGCGATCGCGCTTTTGGCAATGACGGTGGGAATCTGGCTGCTGCCTGACCCGCTCTGGATCAAGGGGTATCTCGGGATGGGGCTCTTTTTCACGGTCAGCGCCACGATCACCCTCTCCAAGACCACCCGCGACAACCACGAGGCCCGCAAGCTCCACCATCGGCTGGTGGAGGCAAAGACGGAGAAGATCCTGACGGAGTACAGCAAATAA
- a CDS encoding VOC family protein — MRIEHFALNVAEPVAMAAWYVENLGFRIVRHVDNATQTHFLADESGLSVVEIYNNPPDQVPDYASLDPLIVHIALVSENPDADRARLEAAGATYASEVRLPDGSQLTMLRDPWGLALQLCKRGTPLL, encoded by the coding sequence ATGCGCATCGAACACTTTGCCCTCAATGTCGCCGAGCCGGTCGCGATGGCCGCCTGGTACGTGGAGAACCTCGGCTTTCGGATCGTCCGCCATGTGGACAACGCCACCCAGACCCACTTCCTCGCCGATGAGAGCGGCCTCAGCGTGGTGGAGATCTACAACAACCCGCCCGACCAAGTGCCCGACTACGCGAGCCTCGATCCGCTGATTGTCCATATCGCCCTGGTCTCCGAAAATCCTGATGCGGACCGGGCGCGGCTGGAGGCTGCGGGCGCTACTTACGCGTCGGAGGTGCGCCTCCCCGATGGCTCCCAGCTCACCATGCTCCGCGACCCCTGGGGCCTCGCGCTTCAGCTCTGCAAGCGCGGCACGCCGCTCCTGTAG